Genomic segment of Sinorhizobium meliloti:
ACGAATTTCCACAAGCCCTGGACCGAACAGGATAGAAACGAGCAGCTCGTGCGCCGCGGCCGGTACGTCGAGTTCAACCTGCTTTACGACCGCGGCACGATCTTCGGTCTCAGGACGGGTGGCAACGTGGAGTCGATCCTCTCCTCCCTGCCCCCACTCGTACGCTGGCCGTGAATCGCAGCTTATTCGACCATCGTTGAGACGGCGAACAAATGCGCCGCGTCGGCGTTTCCCTCTCCAGGAGAGAAGGAGCGACGCATGGTCTTCAAGAAAAGGACATTCTTCGGCGATGACCCCGAGAGGCTGCCTGCCGAAGATCCCGCCGAACTCGAGCGCCGGGTCGCTCATTGTCTTGCGGTCGCGCCGGGCCTCGACGCCATAGAGGTCACGGTGACGGGCTCGGGCAGTACGATCCTGCTCGCCGGTACGGTGGCGACCGAAGAGGAGATCGCCCGCGCCGAGGAGGCGGCCCTATCGGTCGAAGGCGTCGCCGAGGTGGTCAATCGCATCGAACGCGCGAAGGCGGGGCGCGGGT
This window contains:
- a CDS encoding BON domain-containing protein, producing MVFKKRTFFGDDPERLPAEDPAELERRVAHCLAVAPGLDAIEVTVTGSGSTILLAGTVATEEEIARAEEAALSVEGVAEVVNRIERAKAGRG